The following proteins are co-located in the Nomia melanderi isolate GNS246 chromosome 1, iyNomMela1, whole genome shotgun sequence genome:
- the LOC116427678 gene encoding uncharacterized protein LOC116427678 isoform X4 has translation MVFNEDEYTRVTTPRQDILFKKSYLLQKKPWAENASTSATPSTTESQSASHSTAGRDGSETTEDQQLLDCGTSENPVVVGSNAQVGYGTFYDHATGYYYEYPVMLFGPTMVPTPMGPDVTAAVACGPVPLRPIEWINPAFVPKLSGQPYCMNYQCTQSLNPAIRGSLPNHDSKGAVIEEEEGALVPLENTNGTCNESGTGSVSCSGSVTGEGEEQPAEVVGIPSKDQIDVDYQFEEQVEEQCLMNGMNDLAYMKPMLMQQPVHMSHVLPAVPQPYMYPGHYMFGPPLVNVNGVTIQCGPMIRTTDVAVMSAGCGRRKKKKKRNNQTLVTGNTKDEEEGENSSECDTDLASSRLSWTGCPTSTTTTTSARTLKPDCKEFQSRLIGDPDISFSADTPISEEDSVTNQLGTLSSNTIDKNNEPCNGVADDSKNSEDELVGESSNEIVRLPSKIQSDPLEVADENSETNRLTNHLTGKEDTQSANDSATEVVSSLSNNINDSPSDLSNANDSYERSREEVNGVMEEISLVNGKLDSDSNNEDTTVAVTSKTSSLHNDERTRSRSGTPKTVSTEKPEKEENHESLTNAKSSLPKRKYSTKGTKFVREPTPGPDLDSTVELDLEKVNDATQSLNNVSPSNFIKEDSIFERDKTDDNEVSSNCMSESVCNHLSNEDPIEASNDDSGFESQTKHSEYPITEAVTQWLRKANSPEMFITSSISDNETENEDEVEEPPKNLEGNPIPALSVNSGVDNLGLSRTASCSEFARINNVKGLEQPDIMNSGSRKKKDNKKRSGERRRVRHAEGKLDEVISSSDSCGQQDDSVNKKKNSAKDVGDVCEFTEVDSVADMRVASNSRMDSKRVNARRTKRQGVGRSNEDLVNNNEKIKRVEDENNKNENGIVEDTVNVKTFEKGEIVVSEDGKLLTTSVYETLWNNNASIDVKAVKSETTKETVRNREKRSSSVEEENASGILSLDSIEELDVLECWEAETIEPVITPKKVLQCRGVSCEGEAGEEDNIDLKQVNMDYVQKYYRLARESATSIEEDLNSKINIDSVPNRSEESEAEVIKEKGNDTSNIPIDEAFEVYESCYTGKAPFLTIDSKVFKSRTLYGQEGEGPIPCRAVCCNIQ, from the exons ATGGTTTTCAACGAGGACGAGTACACGAGGGTGACGACGCCTAGACAGGACATTCTGTTTAAAAAGAGCTACTTATTGCAGAAGAAACCGTGGGCGGAGAATGCGAGCACTAGCGCCACCCCGTCGACCACTGAGAGCCAATCAGCTTCGCATTCCACCGCAGGTAGAG ATGGTAGCGAAACGACCGAGGATCAGCAGCTATTGGACTGCGGAACCAGCGAGAACCCGGTGGTGGTGGGGTCCAACGCGCAAGTGGGTTACGGTACATTTTACGACCATGCCACTGGTTACTATTACGAGTACCCGGTGATGTTGTTCGGTCCTACGATGGTACCGACTCCGATGGGGCCGGATGTCACGGCCGCCGTTGCCTGCGGACCAGTGCCTCTAAGGCCGATCGAGTGGATCAATCCAGCGTTCGTGCCCAAATTGTCCGGTCAACCGTACTGCATGAACTACCAG TGTACGCAGTCCCTGAATCCCGCCATTCGAGGCAGCCTCCCGAATCACGACTCTAAGGGCGCCGTGATAGAAGAGGAGGAGGGCGCGTTGGTGCCGTTGGAGAACACGAACGGCACGTGCAACGAGAGCGGCACCGGTAGCGTCAGTTGCAGCGGCAGCGTGACCGGCGAGGGCGAGGAGCAGCCGGCGGAGGTGGTCGGCATCCCTAGCAAGGATCAGATCGACGTGGATTATCAGTTCGAGGAGCAGGTGGAAGAACAGTGTCTGATGAACGGGATGAACGACCTGGCGTACATGAAGCCGATGCTGATGCAGCAGCCCGTTCACATGTCGCACGTGTTGCCGGCGGTCCCGCAACCGTACATGTACCCCGGCCATTACATGTTCGGCCCGCCGTTGGTCAACGTGAATG GTGTTACCATACAGTGCGGACCAATGATCAGAACTACGGACGTGGCGGTTATGTCGGCAGGCTGTGGCAggcgaaaaaagaagaaaaagagaaacaatcAGACACTTGTTACG GGTAACACGAAGGACGAGGAAGAAGGAGAGAACAGCTCAGAATGTGATACTGATTTAGCGTCTTCCCGACTGTCTTGGACAGGGTGTCCAACttcgacgacgacaacgactaGCGCCCGAACGCTGAAACCCGATTGCAAGGAGTTTCAGTCGCGTTTAATCGGTGATCctgatatttcattttccgcCGACACACCGATCTCCGAGGAAGATTCAGTCACGAACCAGCTCGGCACGTTATCGTCTAACACTATCGATAAGAACAACGAGCCTTGTAACGGCGTTGCCGATGATTCGAAGAACAGTGAAGATGAACTAGTTGGCGAGAGTTCTAACGAAATCGTCAGGCTACCATCGAAAATTCAATCGGATCCGCTCGAAGTGGCGGATGAGAACAGTGAGACGAACAGACTGACGAATCACCTCACCGGAAAAGAGGATACGCAATCGGCGAACGACTCCGCCACGGAAGTTGTTTCGTCGTTGAGCAACAACATCAACGATTCACCGAGCGATTTATCGAATGCCAACGACTCATACGAACGATCGAGGGAAGAAGTGAACGGAGTCATGGAAGAGATCAGCCTGGTGAACGGGAAATTAGATTCTGACTCGAACAACGAGGACACAACCGTGGCTGTGACATCGAAGACATCATCGTTGCACAACGATGAACGAACACGTTCCAGATCAGGTACACCAAAGACTGTCTCCACGGAGAAAccagaaaaagaagagaaccaCGAATCCTTAACCAACGCTAAGTCATCATTACCAAAGAGAAAATATAGTACAAAGGGTACTAAGTTTGTAAGGGAGCCGACTCCCGGTCCGGATCTGGACAGTACTGTAGAGCTGGATCTCGAGAAGGTGAACGACGCAACACAGAGTCTGAATAACGTAAGCCCAAGCAATTTCATAAAAGAGGATTCGATATTCGAACGCGATAAGACTGACGACAACGAGGTGTCCAGCAATTGCATGTCAGAATCTGTATGCAATCATCTGAGCAACGAGGACCCGATCGAAGCTTCGAACGATGATTCAGGGTTTGAGAGTCAAACGAAGCACTCTGAATATCCAATCACAGAAGCTGTGACACAGTGGCTTCGCAAAGCAAACTCCCCGGAGATGTTCATTACATCCAGCATCTCGGACAATGAGACGGAGAATGAGGATGAGGTTGAAGAGCCGCCAAAAAACTTGGAAGGCAACCCCATACCTGCACTATCTGTTAATAGCGGTGTAGACAATCTAGGATTGTCGCGTACAGCTAGCTGCAGTGAGTTCGCAAGGATCAACAACGTCAAGGGTTTAGAGCAGCCAGATATTATGAATAGCGGgtcgagaaagaaaaaagacaaTAAAAAGAGATCGGGGGAACGAAGACGGGTTAGGCATGCGGAAGGGAAGCTGGATGAAGTGATATCGTCATCGGACTCCTGTGGTCAGCAAGATGACTCCgtcaataaaaagaaaaactcgGCGAAAGACGTTGGTGACGTTTGCGAATTTACTGAGGTGGATAGCGTTGCGGATATGAGGGTTGCATCAAATTCTCGGATGGACTCGAAGAGGGTCAATGCAAGGCGAACGAAAAGACAGGGAGTAGGAAGATCCAACGAAGATCTCGTGAACAACAATGAAAAGATAAAGCGTGTAGAGGATGAGAATAATAAGAATGAGAATGGAATTGTTGAGGATACTGTGAACGTGAAGACATTTGAGAAGGGGGAGATTGTAGTATCCGAAGACGGCAAGTTGTTGACGACTTCTGTGTATGAGACACTGTGGAACAATAATGCTTCCATAGATGTTAAAGCAGTCAAGAGTGAAACAACCAAAGAGACGGttagaaacagagagaaaaggAGCAGCAGTGTTGAAGAGGAGAACGCCAGTGGAATATTATCCCTGGATAGTATAGAAGAGCTTGATGTACTGGAATGTTGGGAGGCTGAGACAATTGAACCTGTGATAACCCCAAAGAAGGTGTTACAATGTCGAGGTGTATCCTGCGAGGGTGAAGCTGGTGAAGAGGATAACATCGACCTTAAGCAAGTCAACATGGATTACGTACAGAAGTACTATAGATTGGCACGAGAAAGTGCTACTAGCATAGAGGAGGATTTGAACtccaaaataaatatagattcaGTGCCAAATCGTTCTGAGGAATCAGAAGCAGAAGTTataaaagaaaagggaaacgaTACGAGTAACATACCTATTGATGAAGCTTTTGAGGTATATGAAAGCTGTTACACTGGGAAGGCTCCATTTTTGACCATTGATTCTAAGGTTTTTAAATCACGAACGTTGTATGGACAGGAGGGTGAAGGCCCTATACCATGCAGAGCGGTTTGTTGTAACATTCAATAA